The Polymorphobacter megasporae genome window below encodes:
- the glmU gene encoding bifunctional UDP-N-acetylglucosamine diphosphorylase/glucosamine-1-phosphate N-acetyltransferase GlmU has product MSTRPIAAIILAAGQGTRMKSDLHKVLHPLAGRPMLLHLLAAVEALGAARKVVVVGARREQVEAAVAGSGVAVAVQAEQRGTADAVRAAHDALGDFEGDVLILYGDVPLVETATMAAMLDALTPDVAAVVLGFRPADPGAYGRIVATAGIIDKMVEYKDASDAERAIDLCNSGLMAARSADLWPLLARVGNANAAGEYYLPDIVGLADKPSRIIETAADEVAGVNSRGELAGVEAAWQAKRRVAMMAAGVTLIAPDTVWFAHDTTIDRDVTIEPNVFFGPGVTIASGATIRGFSHIEGAAIGRNAEVGPFARLRPGAELGAKSKVGNFVEVKKATLADGAKVNHLSYIGDADIGAGANIGAGTITCNYDGFFKYRTSVGAGAFIGSNSALVAPVTIGSGAIVAAGSTITADVPADALALVRPAQVAKAGWAARFRGVMTARKAERK; this is encoded by the coding sequence ATGTCCACCCGCCCAATCGCCGCAATTATCCTCGCCGCCGGTCAGGGGACACGGATGAAGTCCGATCTCCACAAGGTGCTTCATCCGCTCGCCGGACGCCCGATGCTGCTCCACCTCCTCGCGGCGGTCGAGGCCCTCGGCGCGGCGCGTAAGGTCGTCGTCGTCGGCGCGCGGCGCGAGCAGGTCGAGGCGGCGGTCGCGGGGAGCGGCGTCGCGGTCGCGGTTCAGGCCGAGCAGCGCGGCACCGCCGACGCCGTCCGTGCGGCGCACGACGCGCTCGGCGATTTCGAAGGCGACGTGCTGATCCTGTACGGCGACGTTCCCCTCGTCGAAACCGCGACGATGGCGGCGATGCTCGACGCGCTGACCCCCGACGTCGCCGCGGTCGTGCTCGGCTTTCGTCCGGCCGATCCCGGTGCCTATGGCCGGATCGTCGCGACCGCCGGGATCATCGACAAGATGGTCGAGTATAAAGACGCGAGCGACGCCGAGCGCGCAATCGACCTGTGCAATTCGGGACTCATGGCGGCGCGTTCGGCCGACCTGTGGCCGCTCCTCGCCCGCGTCGGCAACGCCAATGCGGCGGGCGAGTATTATTTGCCCGACATCGTCGGCCTCGCCGACAAGCCCAGCCGGATTATCGAGACCGCCGCCGACGAGGTCGCCGGGGTCAATTCGCGCGGCGAACTCGCGGGTGTCGAGGCGGCGTGGCAGGCGAAGCGTCGCGTTGCAATGATGGCCGCAGGCGTCACGCTCATCGCCCCCGACACCGTCTGGTTCGCCCACGACACGACGATCGACCGCGACGTGACGATCGAGCCGAACGTCTTTTTCGGCCCCGGCGTGACGATCGCCTCGGGCGCGACGATCCGCGGCTTCAGCCATATCGAGGGAGCGGCGATCGGCCGGAACGCCGAGGTCGGTCCGTTCGCGCGGCTGCGCCCCGGGGCCGAACTCGGCGCAAAGTCGAAGGTCGGCAACTTCGTCGAGGTCAAGAAGGCAACGCTCGCCGACGGCGCCAAGGTCAACCACCTTAGCTACATCGGCGACGCCGACATCGGCGCAGGCGCAAACATCGGCGCGGGCACGATCACCTGCAATTATGACGGCTTCTTCAAGTATCGCACGAGCGTTGGTGCCGGCGCGTTCATCGGCTCGAACAGCGCGCTCGTCGCTCCGGTGACGATCGGCTCGGGCGCAATCGTCGCCGCGGGCAGCACGATCACCGCCGACGTCCCCGCCGACGCCCTCGCACTGGTCCGCCCGGCGCAGGTCGCGAAGGCTGGATGGGCGGCACGGTTCCGCGGGGTGATGACGGCGCGGAAAGCGGAACGAAAATAA
- a CDS encoding substrate-binding domain-containing protein: protein MKIMLGAGVAALALTAGADARTQIRMVGSTTVYPFAKAVAEQFVRTNPKFQPPVIEGTGTGAGMKLFCAGVGAQFPDIENASRRVKASELKGCAANGVTAITEIQVGLDGIAFGTSKKSQDFPLTTTDIYKAIAATPFGKPNTAKTWHDVNAKLPNVAILVYGPSSISGTRDALGELIMTAGCKSNASTAAMEKTDGDKFKLICTKVREDGPYVETGDNPNLIVQKLEANPNTIGIFGFSYVEENGDRLKSFTVNGVAPTFETISTFKYAGSRPLYMYIKNQHVRAVPGMKEFLAEFSKESTWGKGGYLSRIGLIPAPDAIRAKSAAAAANLTVIDASTVK from the coding sequence ATGAAAATCATGCTGGGTGCCGGCGTCGCCGCTCTCGCCCTGACCGCTGGTGCTGACGCGCGCACCCAGATCCGCATGGTCGGATCGACGACGGTTTATCCGTTCGCCAAAGCGGTGGCCGAGCAGTTCGTTCGGACCAACCCCAAGTTCCAGCCCCCGGTCATCGAAGGCACCGGCACCGGCGCGGGCATGAAGCTGTTCTGCGCCGGCGTCGGCGCGCAGTTCCCCGACATCGAGAACGCATCGCGCCGCGTCAAGGCGAGCGAGCTCAAGGGCTGCGCCGCGAATGGCGTTACTGCGATCACCGAAATCCAGGTCGGTCTCGACGGCATCGCCTTCGGCACTTCGAAGAAGTCGCAGGATTTCCCGCTGACCACGACCGACATCTACAAGGCGATCGCTGCGACCCCGTTCGGCAAGCCGAACACCGCCAAGACGTGGCACGACGTCAACGCCAAGCTCCCGAACGTCGCCATCCTCGTCTACGGCCCGTCGTCGATCTCGGGAACGCGTGACGCGCTCGGCGAACTCATCATGACCGCCGGCTGCAAGTCGAACGCGTCGACCGCCGCGATGGAAAAGACCGACGGCGACAAGTTCAAGCTGATCTGCACCAAGGTCCGTGAAGACGGCCCGTACGTCGAGACCGGCGACAACCCCAACCTCATCGTCCAGAAGCTCGAAGCCAACCCGAACACGATCGGTATCTTCGGCTTCAGCTACGTCGAAGAGAACGGCGACCGCCTCAAGTCGTTCACCGTCAACGGCGTCGCGCCGACCTTCGAGACGATCTCGACCTTCAAGTACGCCGGTTCGCGCCCGCTTTACATGTACATCAAGAACCAGCACGTCCGCGCCGTCCCCGGCATGAAGGAATTCCTCGCCGAGTTCTCGAAGGAAAGCACGTGGGGCAAGGGCGGTTATCTTTCGCGCATCGGCCTGATCCCGGCCCCCGACGCGATCCGCGCCAAGTCGGCTGCAGCCGCCGCCAACTTGACCGTCATCGACGCCTCGACCGTCAAGTAA
- a CDS encoding caspase family protein, whose protein sequence is MHRLGLHLLAALAAMLLFPIAASAETRVALIIANSHYNAFGKLTNPAADAGLVAAALKKAGFDKVTVLEDLGLVAMNKALQDFGNEADHADVALVYYAGHGVEVDHVNYIVPVDVVFAHDRDVDIEAVKLDRMLSVTENAKRLRIVILDACRDNPFFDKLKKTMAQAGAVSKGMTAVEPSKNSLVIYSAKAGTLASDGRVNSPFAAALARRIVEPGREISLLLRQVRDDVLTQTGGSQEPFTYGSLSSQEFYFIPPVAVAVAPPPPTIDIEAESWTLCKTSQSRGPCDAYLATYASGRYIALAQTRVADLTHTAAAAAENLAAAVAAAKAATVAANNAANVAAAKAAMLAANNAASLAAAYASTLAAGGAVGGDAIAARSTSLGTTGSVTTAAPLSVPMFAATAPPPTATVIVATTPAPSPVTVPPPSAAVVAASPPAIVVSVPSAPVVVTASHAAPAAVAAVSPPPSAPVVAASQPVVVPASAPPVVAPRAAAAPTVLASLGPMTGANGVPPSASASAKSPAGFAAVRINDLGITVSYDLATKAILVGSIERNAVVSGKLFAGDLITRIDTAAPDLTQSPDTQLAVSWKTDGRLKLLVKRGDATSVVIIRSN, encoded by the coding sequence ATGCATAGACTGGGACTGCACCTGCTCGCGGCACTCGCCGCGATGCTGCTGTTCCCCATCGCGGCGTCGGCGGAAACACGCGTCGCGCTGATCATCGCCAACAGTCACTATAATGCCTTCGGCAAGCTGACGAACCCAGCTGCCGACGCAGGGCTGGTTGCGGCGGCGCTTAAAAAGGCCGGGTTCGACAAGGTCACCGTGCTCGAGGATCTCGGCCTCGTCGCGATGAACAAAGCGTTGCAGGACTTCGGCAACGAGGCCGACCACGCCGACGTCGCACTCGTCTATTACGCGGGCCACGGCGTCGAGGTCGACCACGTCAACTACATCGTGCCCGTCGACGTCGTCTTCGCCCACGACCGCGACGTCGATATCGAGGCGGTCAAGCTCGACCGGATGCTGTCGGTCACCGAGAACGCCAAGCGGCTGCGGATCGTCATCCTCGACGCCTGCCGCGACAACCCGTTTTTCGACAAGCTCAAGAAGACGATGGCGCAGGCAGGAGCGGTCAGCAAGGGCATGACTGCGGTCGAGCCGAGCAAGAACAGCCTCGTCATCTATAGCGCCAAGGCCGGCACCCTCGCGTCGGATGGGCGGGTCAACAGCCCTTTCGCCGCGGCGCTGGCACGGCGCATCGTCGAGCCGGGGCGCGAGATCAGCCTGCTCCTCCGCCAAGTTCGCGACGATGTGCTCACCCAGACCGGGGGGTCGCAGGAGCCGTTCACTTATGGCTCGCTGTCGAGCCAGGAGTTTTACTTCATCCCGCCAGTCGCGGTCGCAGTAGCCCCGCCGCCGCCAACGATCGACATCGAGGCGGAAAGCTGGACCTTGTGCAAAACCTCGCAGAGCCGCGGGCCGTGCGATGCGTATCTCGCGACCTACGCCAGCGGGCGCTACATCGCGCTCGCCCAGACCCGCGTTGCCGACCTGACGCACACCGCGGCCGCCGCAGCGGAGAACCTCGCCGCCGCTGTCGCTGCCGCGAAGGCCGCCACCGTTGCCGCGAACAATGCCGCGAATGTCGCCGCCGCCAAGGCCGCGATGCTTGCCGCGAACAATGCCGCCAGCCTCGCCGCCGCTTATGCCTCGACGCTTGCAGCGGGCGGAGCGGTCGGCGGGGATGCGATCGCGGCGCGAAGCACGTCGCTCGGGACCACGGGCTCGGTAACGACGGCCGCGCCGCTCAGCGTGCCAATGTTCGCTGCAACCGCTCCCCCGCCGACTGCCACTGTAATCGTTGCGACGACCCCGGCGCCAAGTCCGGTCACCGTTCCGCCGCCGAGCGCCGCTGTGGTCGCCGCCAGCCCTCCCGCGATCGTTGTCAGCGTCCCGAGTGCCCCGGTCGTCGTGACGGCCAGCCATGCTGCCCCCGCTGCGGTCGCCGCGGTATCTCCTCCCCCCAGCGCGCCCGTCGTCGCGGCCAGTCAGCCGGTCGTCGTTCCCGCCAGTGCTCCGCCAGTCGTCGCGCCTCGCGCCGCCGCCGCGCCGACCGTGCTCGCGTCGCTCGGCCCGATGACCGGTGCCAACGGCGTTCCGCCCTCGGCTTCCGCCAGCGCTAAATCGCCGGCCGGCTTCGCCGCGGTTCGGATCAATGACCTCGGCATTACCGTCAGCTACGACCTCGCGACCAAGGCGATCCTCGTCGGGTCGATCGAGCGCAACGCGGTGGTGTCGGGCAAATTGTTCGCGGGCGACCTGATCACGCGGATCGACACCGCCGCGCCCGACCTGACGCAGTCGCCCGACACCCAGCTCGCGGTGAGCTGGAAGACCGACGGGCGGTTGAAGCTGCTCGTCAAACGCGGCGACGCGACGTCGGTCGTCATCATTCGCAGCAACTGA
- the gph gene encoding phosphoglycolate phosphatase (PGP is an essential enzyme in the glycolate salvage pathway in higher organisms (photorespiration in plants). Phosphoglycolate results from the oxidase activity of RubisCO in the Calvin cycle when concentrations of carbon dioxide are low relative to oxygen. This enzyme is a member of the Haloacid Dehalogenase (HAD) superfamily of aspartate-nucleophile hydrolase enzymes (PF00702).) gives MVRSLPETVVFDLDGTLVDSSPDLTAALNVALDAVGRPAVDPVTVRHLVGHGARVLIERGLALSGGGDEDVIARALPAFLDYYRAHVADSSQPYPGAEAALDALAAAGTTLAICTNKPVALSRALIAALGWNGRFAANLGGDSLAVRKPDPAHLLATIAAAGGTVARTIYVGDTAVDVAAARAARVPVIVAGFGFADKPPAQLGGDAVIDHFDALIPTLTRLKGTVSHDAY, from the coding sequence ATGGTCCGATCGCTTCCCGAAACAGTCGTCTTCGATCTCGACGGGACGCTCGTCGATTCGTCGCCCGATCTCACCGCTGCATTGAATGTCGCGCTCGATGCCGTCGGCCGCCCCGCGGTCGATCCGGTGACGGTGCGGCATCTCGTCGGACACGGTGCGCGCGTGCTGATCGAACGCGGGCTGGCGCTGTCGGGGGGCGGCGATGAAGATGTTATCGCCCGCGCGCTGCCGGCCTTTCTCGATTACTACCGCGCGCATGTTGCCGATAGTTCGCAACCGTACCCCGGAGCGGAGGCGGCGCTCGACGCGCTGGCGGCGGCGGGCACCACCCTTGCGATCTGCACCAACAAGCCCGTTGCGCTGAGCCGGGCGCTGATCGCCGCACTTGGCTGGAACGGGCGCTTCGCCGCCAATCTCGGAGGTGATTCGCTCGCCGTTCGCAAGCCCGATCCGGCGCACCTGCTCGCGACGATCGCGGCGGCAGGCGGGACCGTGGCGCGTACGATCTACGTCGGCGATACCGCGGTCGACGTCGCCGCGGCACGCGCGGCCAGAGTGCCGGTGATCGTCGCCGGCTTCGGTTTTGCCGACAAACCGCCCGCACAACTCGGCGGCGACGCGGTCATCGACCATTTCGACGCGCTAATTCCGACGCTCACGCGGCTAAAGGGTACGGTTTCGCACGATGCTTATTAG
- a CDS encoding NAD(P)-dependent oxidoreductase, with the protein MSKIAFIGLGVMGYPMAGHLAAAGHEVTVYNRTAAKADAWVAEYRGKSAATPELAAAGADAVFTCVGNDDDLREVTLGTDGAIAAMTPGALYVDHTTVSASIARELAAARGDILVLDAPVSGGQAGAVNGALTIMCGGSAEAFAAAEPVMAAYAKRSGLMGSAGSGQLTKMVNQIAIAGVLEGLAEAMHFALSAGLDAPAVIDVIGKGAAQSWQMDNRAGTMAKGEFDFGFAVDWMRKDLGLVLDEAKRLGISLPATALVDQFYGDVQAMGGRRQDTSSLIRRFRG; encoded by the coding sequence ATGAGCAAAATCGCATTCATCGGCCTTGGCGTCATGGGTTATCCGATGGCGGGGCATCTCGCCGCCGCCGGGCACGAGGTCACTGTCTATAACCGCACCGCCGCCAAGGCCGACGCGTGGGTCGCCGAGTACAGGGGCAAGTCGGCTGCGACGCCGGAGCTCGCGGCGGCGGGGGCCGATGCCGTGTTCACCTGCGTTGGCAACGACGACGATCTCCGCGAAGTCACGCTCGGCACCGACGGCGCGATCGCGGCAATGACTCCCGGCGCGCTCTACGTCGACCATACCACCGTGTCGGCGTCGATTGCCCGCGAACTGGCGGCAGCGCGTGGCGATATTCTTGTTCTCGATGCGCCGGTGTCGGGCGGGCAGGCGGGGGCGGTCAACGGCGCGCTGACGATCATGTGCGGCGGCAGCGCGGAAGCATTTGCCGCAGCCGAGCCCGTCATGGCCGCCTACGCCAAGCGGTCCGGGCTGATGGGATCGGCGGGGAGCGGGCAGCTGACCAAGATGGTCAACCAGATCGCCATCGCCGGGGTCCTCGAGGGGCTCGCCGAGGCGATGCACTTCGCGCTGTCGGCGGGACTCGATGCACCCGCGGTGATCGACGTCATCGGCAAAGGCGCGGCACAAAGCTGGCAGATGGACAATCGCGCCGGCACGATGGCCAAAGGCGAGTTTGATTTCGGCTTCGCGGTCGACTGGATGCGCAAGGACCTCGGGCTGGTGCTCGACGAGGCGAAGCGGCTCGGCATCTCGCTCCCGGCGACCGCGCTGGTCGATCAATTCTACGGCGACGTCCAGGCGATGGGCGGGCGGCGGCAGGATACGAGTTCGCTGATCCGGCGTTTTCGCGGCTGA
- the glmS gene encoding glutamine--fructose-6-phosphate transaminase (isomerizing): MCGIIGIIGRSDVSDRLIDGLRRLEYRGYDSAGVCTLHNGVLDRRRAPGKLDNLVRVLGNDPLPGALGIAHTRWATHGGPTVDNAHPHATAEVAVVHNGIIENFRPLRAELIAAGRKLESETDTEVVAHLISIEVENGVAPQFAVARVLKRLHGAFAFAIIFRSDPDLMIGARRGSPLVLGYGNGEMFLGSDEIGLAPLTNRIAYFDEGDWCVIHRDRVQVFDANDRPVQRPVITSTASGAMTGKGNHRHYMEKEIYEQPTVLAQTLGHYLRPLEATVELPALPFDLAKVGRITIVACGTSYLAGLVAKYWIEALARVPVELDFASEYRYRDPVLEADGLALFVSQSGETADTLAALRFAKNGGLPTLAIVNVPTSSMARDADGVLPTYAGPEIGVASTKAFTCQLGVLAAFAIGLGKAKGRVAPGEEARLVQLLTEAPAAINAALAQEASIAELSLKLSKAQDILYMGRGQDYPLALEGALKLKEISYIHAEGYAAGELKHGPIALIDEKVPVIVLAPSGARFEKTVSNMQEVIARGGRAVLISDAAGIAEQSAGTWATIAMPAVDPFIAPLVYVVPVQLLAYHVALAKGTDVDQPRNLAKSVTVE, encoded by the coding sequence ATGTGCGGCATCATCGGCATTATCGGACGGAGCGACGTCAGCGATCGGCTGATCGACGGGCTGCGGCGGCTCGAATATCGCGGCTATGATTCGGCGGGCGTCTGCACGCTCCACAACGGGGTGCTCGATCGGCGTCGCGCGCCCGGCAAGCTCGACAATCTCGTTCGTGTCCTCGGCAACGACCCCCTCCCCGGCGCGCTCGGCATCGCGCATACCCGATGGGCGACGCACGGCGGCCCGACGGTCGACAACGCTCACCCGCACGCGACTGCGGAGGTCGCAGTCGTCCACAACGGCATCATCGAGAACTTCCGCCCGCTCCGCGCCGAACTGATCGCAGCCGGGCGCAAGCTCGAGTCCGAGACCGATACCGAGGTCGTCGCGCACCTCATCTCGATCGAGGTCGAGAACGGCGTCGCGCCGCAGTTCGCGGTCGCGCGCGTCCTGAAGCGCCTCCACGGCGCGTTCGCCTTCGCGATCATCTTCCGTAGCGACCCCGACCTGATGATCGGCGCACGGCGCGGGTCGCCGCTGGTGCTCGGCTACGGCAACGGCGAGATGTTCCTCGGCTCGGACGAGATCGGCCTTGCGCCGCTGACCAACCGCATCGCCTATTTCGACGAGGGCGACTGGTGCGTGATCCACCGCGACCGCGTCCAGGTGTTCGACGCCAACGATCGCCCGGTCCAGCGCCCGGTCATCACCTCGACCGCGAGCGGGGCGATGACCGGCAAGGGCAATCACCGGCATTATATGGAGAAGGAGATCTACGAGCAGCCGACCGTGCTCGCGCAGACCCTCGGCCATTATCTGCGTCCGCTCGAGGCGACGGTCGAGCTCCCCGCGCTGCCTTTCGATCTCGCCAAGGTCGGGCGGATCACGATCGTCGCGTGCGGCACGTCGTACCTTGCCGGGCTCGTCGCCAAATACTGGATCGAGGCGCTCGCCCGCGTTCCGGTGGAGCTCGATTTCGCCAGCGAGTATCGCTACCGCGACCCGGTCCTCGAAGCCGACGGGCTGGCGCTGTTCGTGTCGCAGTCGGGCGAGACCGCCGACACGCTCGCGGCGCTGCGCTTCGCCAAGAACGGCGGCCTGCCGACGCTGGCGATCGTCAACGTCCCGACGTCGTCGATGGCGCGCGATGCCGACGGCGTCCTGCCGACCTATGCCGGACCCGAAATCGGCGTCGCCTCGACCAAGGCGTTCACCTGCCAGCTCGGCGTCCTCGCCGCCTTCGCGATCGGCCTTGGCAAGGCGAAGGGGCGTGTCGCGCCGGGCGAGGAAGCTCGGCTGGTCCAGTTGCTGACCGAGGCCCCCGCCGCAATCAACGCCGCGCTGGCGCAGGAGGCGAGTATCGCCGAGTTGAGCCTCAAGCTGTCGAAAGCGCAGGACATCTTGTACATGGGGCGCGGGCAGGATTACCCCCTCGCGCTCGAAGGCGCACTAAAGCTCAAGGAAATCAGCTACATCCACGCCGAAGGCTACGCCGCGGGCGAACTCAAGCACGGGCCGATCGCGCTGATCGATGAGAAGGTGCCGGTGATCGTCCTCGCCCCATCGGGCGCGCGCTTCGAGAAGACTGTATCGAACATGCAGGAAGTCATCGCCCGCGGCGGCCGCGCGGTGCTGATCTCCGACGCCGCCGGGATTGCCGAACAAAGCGCGGGAACTTGGGCGACGATCGCGATGCCGGCGGTCGATCCGTTCATCGCGCCGTTGGTCTATGTCGTCCCGGTCCAATTGCTCGCGTATCACGTCGCGCTGGCGAAGGGGACCGACGTCGACCAGCCGCGCAACCTCGCGAAGTCGGTGACGGTCGAATAG
- a CDS encoding ATP-binding protein, with the protein MSRPIPSNSADRSDAATRALVGVDAIGDPALLVGGDLRVISANAAARGLFGERIVADDLRLVLRHPAVLDAVRAAPSAAAPIEREVTGLGNNNGAFRVRVAQAGVDGPGVRLFLTFVDITQARLTERMRVDFIANASHELRTPVTTLLGFIETLQGPAAEDEPARRRFLDIMGREAARMSRLIDDLLSLSRIELDKHLRPQTALDVAPLIADVGRTLAMRLEADQRRLVIHVADGLPAVIADRDQVLQVLHNLVSNALKYGRTGTAITVDAQRVDAGGGREAMVRVTVGDRGEGIAPEHLPRLTERFYRIDTSRSRSMGGTGLGLAIVKHIIERHRGGFEIVSRPGEGSEVSFTLPLASTELTITKVGVTKV; encoded by the coding sequence GTGAGCCGACCCATTCCATCAAATTCCGCCGACCGCTCCGACGCCGCCACGCGTGCGCTCGTCGGGGTCGATGCGATCGGCGATCCGGCGTTGCTCGTCGGCGGCGACCTGCGGGTGATTTCGGCGAACGCCGCCGCGCGCGGCCTGTTCGGCGAGCGAATCGTCGCCGATGATCTCCGCCTTGTCCTTCGTCACCCCGCCGTACTCGATGCGGTCCGCGCTGCCCCCTCGGCCGCCGCGCCGATCGAGCGCGAGGTCACCGGGCTCGGCAACAACAACGGCGCCTTTCGCGTCCGCGTCGCGCAAGCGGGGGTCGATGGTCCCGGCGTGCGGCTGTTCCTGACCTTCGTCGACATCACGCAGGCGCGGCTGACCGAGCGGATGCGGGTCGATTTCATCGCCAACGCCAGCCACGAACTGCGGACGCCGGTCACGACCTTGCTCGGCTTCATCGAGACGCTCCAGGGACCGGCGGCGGAGGACGAGCCCGCGCGGCGGCGTTTCCTCGACATCATGGGGCGCGAGGCGGCACGGATGTCGCGGCTGATCGACGACCTGTTGTCGCTCAGCCGGATCGAACTCGACAAGCATCTTCGGCCGCAGACCGCGCTCGATGTCGCACCCCTTATCGCCGATGTCGGGCGAACGCTGGCGATGCGGCTTGAAGCCGACCAGCGGCGGCTGGTGATCCACGTCGCCGATGGCCTTCCCGCCGTCATCGCCGACCGCGATCAGGTGCTGCAGGTGCTCCACAACCTCGTGTCGAACGCGCTGAAATACGGGCGGACAGGCACGGCGATCACCGTCGACGCCCAACGAGTCGATGCTGGCGGCGGGCGCGAGGCGATGGTCCGCGTTACGGTGGGCGACCGCGGCGAAGGCATCGCGCCTGAACATCTGCCGCGGCTGACCGAGCGGTTCTATCGGATCGACACCAGCCGCTCGCGCTCGATGGGGGGCACCGGGCTGGGCCTTGCGATCGTCAAGCACATCATCGAACGCCACCGCGGCGGCTTCGAAATCGTCAGCCGGCCCGGCGAGGGCAGCGAGGTGTCGTTCACCCTGCCGCTCGCCTCGACCGAGCTCACTATAACCAAGGTCGGCGTCACCAAAGTGTAA
- a CDS encoding UrcA family protein: protein MFTASNSIIARTVLGTVGTALCAGLCLVGATAPAHAGSIYDTARSQNVSYADLDLASTQGRQILNNRIKHAARAVCATGNIDVQSMKDESRCVRVALDSAKPKVVAAASDRRTVG from the coding sequence ATGTTCACCGCCTCCAACTCGATCATCGCTCGCACCGTCCTCGGCACCGTCGGCACCGCTCTTTGCGCCGGGCTCTGCCTCGTCGGAGCGACCGCCCCGGCCCATGCCGGCAGCATCTACGATACCGCGCGCAGCCAGAATGTCAGCTACGCCGACCTCGATCTCGCCAGCACGCAGGGCCGCCAGATTCTGAACAACCGCATCAAGCACGCCGCACGCGCGGTCTGCGCGACCGGCAACATCGATGTCCAGTCGATGAAGGACGAGAGCCGCTGTGTCCGCGTTGCGCTCGACTCGGCCAAGCCCAAGGTCGTCGCCGCCGCTTCGGATCGCCGCACCGTCGGCTGA